One stretch of Eretmochelys imbricata isolate rEreImb1 chromosome 1, rEreImb1.hap1, whole genome shotgun sequence DNA includes these proteins:
- the LOC144279983 gene encoding uncharacterized protein LOC144279983 yields the protein MKDRGHNRDPKQCRVKLKELRQAYQKTREANGHSRSEPQTCHFYDELHAILGGSATTTPAVLFDSFNGDGGNTEAGFGDEDDDDEVIDSSQQASGETVFPDSQELFLTLDLEPVPPEPTQGCLLDPAGGEGTSAACVSMITGSSPSQRLVKLRKKKKRTRDEMFSELMLSSHTDRAQTNAWGQIMSECRKAQNDREERWQAEERAEAQMWRHCDEEAGFNAEAAGGPNQYAPVYG from the exons atgaaggacagaggccataacagggacccgaagcagtgccgcgtgaaactgaaggagctgaggcaagcctaccagaaaaccagagaggcgaacggccactccaggtcagagccccaaacatgccacttctatgatgagctgcatgccattttagggggttcagccaccactaccccagctgtgttgtttgactccttcaatggagatggaggcaatacggaagcaggttttggggacgaagacgatgatgatgaggttatagatagctcacagcaagcaagcggagaaaccgtttttcccgacagccaggaactgtttctcaccctggacctggagccggtaccccccgaacccacccaaggctgcctgctggacccagcaggcggagaagggacctctg ctgcatgtgtttcaatgatcacaggatcttctccttcccagaggctagtgaagcttagaaagaagaaaaaacgcactcgagatgaaatgttctcagagctcatgctgtcctcccacactgacagagcacagacgaatgcatgggggcaaataatgtcagagtgcaggaaagcacaaaatgaccgggaagagaggtggcaggctgaagagagggctgaagctcaaatgtggcggcactgtgatgaggaggcaggattcaatgctgaggccgctggaggaccaaaccagtatgctccagtgtatggttga